Proteins encoded by one window of Macaca fascicularis isolate 582-1 chromosome 10, T2T-MFA8v1.1:
- the UQCR10 gene encoding cytochrome b-c1 complex subunit 9 isoform X1, whose product MAAAAFTSKLYSLLFRRNSTFALTIVVGVVFFERAFDQGADAIYDHINEGKLWKHIKHKYEKK is encoded by the exons atggcGGCCGCGGCGTTTACTTCGAAATTGTACTCCCTGCTGTTTCGCAGGAACTCCACCTTCGCCCTCACCATCGTCGTGGGCGTCGTATTCTTCGAGCGCGCCTTCGATCAAGGCGCGGACGCGATCTACGACCACATCAACGAGGGG AAACTGTGGAAACACATCAAGCACAAGTATGAGAAGAAGTAG
- the UQCR10 gene encoding cytochrome b-c1 complex subunit 9 isoform X2, which translates to MAAAAFTSKLYSLLFRRNSTFALTIVVGVVFFERAFDQGADAIYDHINEGVRACGILDLGPA; encoded by the coding sequence atggcGGCCGCGGCGTTTACTTCGAAATTGTACTCCCTGCTGTTTCGCAGGAACTCCACCTTCGCCCTCACCATCGTCGTGGGCGTCGTATTCTTCGAGCGCGCCTTCGATCAAGGCGCGGACGCGATCTACGACCACATCAACGAGGGGGTGAGGGCCTGTGGCATCCTTGACCTTGGACCTGCCTGA